In the genome of Limanda limanda chromosome 15, fLimLim1.1, whole genome shotgun sequence, one region contains:
- the eif4e1c gene encoding eukaryotic translation initiation factor 4E family member 1c, which translates to MATSEPKAPETEDQPTESQVVAIPEQYIKHPLQNKWALWYFKNDKSKSWTENLRLISKFDTVEDFWALYNHIQQPSKLGFGCDYCLFKDGIKPMWEDDRNKLGGRWLMTLNKQQRHNDLDRYWMETLLCFVGESFDEASEDVCGAVVNVRPKGDKIAIWTSNCQNRDAIMTIGQVYKERLSIPNKAMIGYQSHDDTSSKSGSTTKNMYTV; encoded by the exons ATGGCGACATCGGAGCCG AAAGCACCTGAAACTGAAGATCAACCGACTGAAAGTCAAGTCGTTGCAATTCCCGAGCAGTATATCAAACACCCTCTGCAAAACAA atGGGCGCTGTGGTATTTCAAAAACGACAAGAGCAAAAGCTGGACAGAGAACCTGCGTCTCATTTCCAAGTTTGACACAGTGGAAGACTTCTGGGC ATTATACAACCACATACAGCAACCAAGCAAACTTGGCTTTGGTTGTGATTATTGCTTATTTAAG GATGGGATTAAGCCAATGTGGGAGGACGACAGGAACAAACTGGGAGGTCGATGGCTGATGACTCTCAATAAACAACAGCGACACAATGACCTGGACCGCTATTGGATGGAGACG CTCTTGTGTTTTGTCGGTGAGTCGTTCGATGAGGCCAGTGAAGACGTGTGCGGTGCAGTGGTCAACGTCAGACCCAAAGGTGACAAAATAGCCATCTGGACGAGCAACTGCCAAAACAGGGATGCCATCATGACGATAGG GCAAGTTTATAAAGAGCGCCTGAGCATCCCCAACAAAGCCATGATCGGCTACCAGTCACATGACGACACGTCCAGCAAGAGTGGATCCACCACCAAGAACATGTACACCGTTTga
- the tet1 gene encoding methylcytosine dioxygenase tet3-A isoform X2 — MTLSAASSQVVPESGSLNGKGTAQMDDTHTAAEEDEGEEGHIPNTQSPPVNHLLTHNLASDQFGRPAVIKQEPGVELPSFALHQHVCSSVTFQNGSAENLSKPNGANMTTGSNSVLKPAFKRTIMAPEAQRTIIASIPKVCSENWPKTPPDAMSVPLKKIKLNEPWMWITEQATTQLRDEEEVCEDPLSTLAAVVCLSVTERKGLEEKLFCSRSSILRTIKTEPPDLHFVKKEPEDLKNDLCQKSTPVSLQRTLQPMKSEPSSSVLLPSVQSLAERKNLSFDQAIAIEALTQLAAIPDSPLRSIKTESKCEHPISTVAPFSTPFTNTTSQDAKPTGAIHYNKVSVISSPLHQTSVIRPPVARQGNVIQCSWGTNSYSKLSLQDLLEASSDNDKAPCGRTEQRFGSHIKSECSYKDPCEMKFSKERLFGEDRDRVGKAGRNRDEEEVAAQLADLAFIIQARHSQRSENNPPKGTPVSAIKYNYNSQMTPTQKKTPIKKPRATPAKPRKKKVADGQNEGVSRRTPLSKRMANGETPQKGRGQKILPQGKSGLHHKRNLFLPQTQIDLKRYLAEAQEERRQLIHHSNPHSTALIGPQTPSYSNLTRIMHTSVQENQPWSHSNGSFPQHHPCNGHAAGPECERHLLSQVAQPCGGLQHGAHPNNSPANNAFLSNSTGHHGLVNGFSGAPQSPPPSQQGYYKLERSGPVTVLSTSTEADMGHSAESTPSKNSINSFLESPVSFMDTPIKNLLNTPSKKLADLPSCQCMEQIIEKEEGPYYTHLGAGPSVAAVRELMENRYGAKGSAVRVEVVSYTGREGKSTQGCPIAKWVIRRGSEEEKLLCLVRRRPGHFCDAAVLVILILAWEGVPRPVADHLYRDLTDSLFKHGSPTSRRCALNEDRTCACQGLDPDTCGASFSFGCSWSMYFNGCKFARSKVPRKFRLLGDCKEEEEKIENNLQSLATDLAPLYKRLAPEAFQNQVDFEEAGDGCRLGMRTGRPFSGVTACVDFCAHAHKDTHNMNNGSTVVCTLTREDNRAVRSIPEDEQLHVLPLYKISDRDEFGQAYGQWAKVQSGALQVLSSFPREVRLLAEPVKSARKIRQEAKLKSQADKLNKKLGLTPLTPGKVKSETPNKEPQGYFSSYRQPPRPASVGRYLPEGSQPSTYNQSTSNYPAPGAGVTPQREVIPPSHPGLPGLRFGQNGQALNYKTMSDGMNGYSQTAGDQSVQSERIPLHNALSDYPSTFKTEPNDVHCSPLRRPSPSGSAPPASSFSPRPTSEGLFSRLNGLHRAAGDVAAEVRGHGFPALSTLPLPLQPPQIEAEEIKQEEVWSDSEHNFLDNDIGGVAVAPSHGSILIECARRELHATTPILRPDRSHPTRISLVFYQHKSLNEPGHGMAMWDAKMAKRDREREEEAERLRMEESLGQNGQGGGELEEETGEEAEETRRTINVPTRRAVTIPRDGVVTVSPYALTQVTGPYSHWT; from the exons GTGGTTCCAGAAAGTGGGTCGTTAAATGGCAAAGGCACAGCACAGATGGATGATACCCACAcggcagcagaggaggatgagggggaAGAAGGCCACATACCTAATACACAATCTCCACCCGTCAACCACCTGCTCACCCACAACCTGGCCTCGGACCAATTTGGACGGCCGGCTGTTATTAAACAAGAGCCCGGGGTGGAGCTGCCCAGCTTTGCACTTCACCAACACGTATGCTCTTCTGTGACTTTTCAGAATGGTTCTGCTGAGAACCTGTCGAAACCTAACGGTGCTAATATGACCACTGGGTCAAACTCTGTTCTGAAGCCTGCATTTAAAAGAACTATAATGGCACCAGAGGCTCAAAGAACTATAATAGCCTCAATTCCTAAGGTCTGCTCTGAAAACTGGCCCAAGACGCCTCCAGATGCCATGTCAGTTCCGCTAAAGAAGATCAAGCTGAATGAGCCATGGATGTGGATCACTGAACAGGCCACCACGCAGCTgagggatgaagaagaggtCTGTGAAGACCCGCTGTCCACGCTGGCAGCTgtggtgtgtctgtctgtaacaGAGAGGAAGGGACTGGAGGAGAAACTCTTCTGCTCGCGTTCGTCCATTCTTCGCACCATCAAAACAGAGCCACCGGATTTGCACTTTGTCAAAAAGGAGCCAGAGGACTTGAAGAACGActtgtgtcagaaaagcactccTGTTTCCCTGCAAAGGACTCTACAACCTATGAAAAGTGAACCTTCTTCTAGTGTCTTGCTACCGAGTGTCCAGTCTTTGGCAGAGAGGAAAAATCTAAGTTTTGATCAGGCAATTGCTATTGAGGCCTTGACTCAACTGGCAGCTATACCTGACAGCCCCCTGAGGTCCATTAAAACTGAAAGTAAGTGTGAACATCCCATTTCTACTGTTGCCCCATTTTCAACCCCTTTTACAAATACAACCTCGCAAGACGCCAAACCCACTGGGGCTATCCACTACAACAAAGTCTCGGTCATAAGCTCACCACTACACCAGACGTCAGTCATCCGCCCCCCAGTGGCCAGACAAGGGAATGTCATCCAGTGCTCTTGGGGGACAAACTCTTACTCAAAGCTGTCTCTGCAGGATCTTTTAGAGGCCAGCTCAGACAACGATAAAGCGCCCTGCGGGAGGACAGAGCAACGTTTTGGTTCTCACATTAAGTCTGAATGTAGCTATAAAGATCCCTGTGAGATGAAGTTTAGTAAAGAGCGCTTGTTTGGGGAGGACAGAGACAGGGTTGGTAAAGCAGGTAGAaacagagatgaagaggaggtggCAGCTCAGCTGGCAGACCTGGCCTTCATCATCCAGGCCCGACACAGCCAGCGGTCAGAGAACAACCCCCCGAAAGGAACACCTGTGTCAGCAATCAAATACAACTACAACTCCCAGATGACCCCCACTCAGAAAAAGACCCCCATAAAAAAACCAAGGGCCACACCCGCCAAACCCAGAAAGAAGAAAGTAGCTGACGGACAAAATGAGGGAGTCAGTCGCAGGACCCCCCTCTCAAAACGCATGGCCAACGGAGAGACTCCCCAGAAGGGCAGAGGCCAGAAGATTCTGCCACAAGGGAAATCAGGCCTTCACCATAAGAGAAACCTGTTTCTGCCTCAGACTCAAATTGACCTGAAGAGATACTTGGCTGAGGCTCAAGAGGAAAGGAGGCAACTCATCCATCACAGTAACCCACACAGTACAGCCCTCATAGGGCCACAGACCCCGAGCTACAGTAATCTCACAAGGATCATGCACACTAGTGTTCAAGAAAACCAGCCGTGGTCCCACTCAAATGGGTCATTCCCCCAACATCATCCATGCAACGGTCACGCTGCAGGACCAGAGTGCGAAAGGCATTTGTTATCTCAGGTAGCGCAGCCCTGTGGTGGGCTGCAGCACGGTGCTCATCCTAACAACAGCCCAGCCAATAATGCTTTCCTCAGCAACAGCACTGGGCACCATGGTCTGGTTAATGGCTTCTCAGGGGCGCCGCAGTCGCCTCCTCCAAGCCAGCAGGGCTACTACAAGCTGGAGAGGTCAGGACCTGTCACTGTCCTGTCCACGTCTACTGAAGCTGATATGGGCCACTCTGCGGAGTCGACTCCATCCAAGAACAGCATCAACAGCTTCCTGGAGTCTCCAGTGAGTTTTATGGATACCCCGATCAAGAACCTGCTCAATACACCTTCCAAAAAACTGGCTGATCTCCCATCCTGTCAATGCATGG aaCAAATTATTGAAAAAGAGGAAGGCCCTTACTACACTCACCTTGGGGCAGGACCTAGTGTTGCTGCAGTGAGAGAACTGATGGAGAACAG GTACGGCgccaaaggaagtgcagtgAGGGTGGAAGTTGTTTCTTATActgggagagaaggaaagagcaCCCAGGGGTGTCCAATCGCTAAATGG GTGATCCGACGtggcagtgaggaggagaagctgctgtgtttggTCCGCAGGAGGCCCGGGCACTTCTGTGACGCTGCCGTGTTGGTGATCCTCATCCTGGCTTGGGAGGGAGTCCCCCGGCCGGTGGCGGACCACCTCTACCGGGACCTCACCGACTCGCTTTTCAAGCATGGCTCCCCCACCAGCCGTCGCTGTGCCCTCAATGAAGA tCGGACTTGTGCCTGCCAGGGTCTGGACCCAGACACATGTGGAGCTTCGTTTTCCTTTGGCTGCTCCTGGAGCATGTATTTCAACGGCTGTAAGTTTGCCCGCAGCAAAGTGCCACGCAAGTTTCGACTGCTCGGAGACTGCAAAGAAGAG GAGGAGAAAATAGAGAACAACCTACAGAGTCTCGCCACCGACCTGGCACCTCTCTACAAACGACTGGCTCCTGAGGCCTTCCAGAACCAG GTGGATTTCGAGGAGGCAGGGGACGGATGCCGGCTGGGAATGAGGACGGGACGTCCGTTTTCCGGAGTCACTGCCTGTGTGGATTTCTGCGCTCATGCTCACAAGGACACTCACAACATGAATAACGGCAGCACTGTG GTTTGCACTTTAACCAGGGAAGATAACCGTGCAGTGCGCAGCATACCAGAAGATGAGCAGCTCCATGTTCTGCCACTCTACAAGATCTCTGACAGGGATGAGTTCGGTCAGGCTTATGGCCAGTGGGCCAAAGTCCAAAGTGGGGCTCTGCAAGTTCTGTCTTCCTTTCCCAGAGAG GTGCGTCTACTGGCCGAACCAGTGAAATCAGCCCGTAAGATAAGACAAGAAGCTAAATTGAAGTCTCAAGCAGATAAACTGAACAAGAAGCTCGGGCTGACTCCCCTCACTCCTGGGAAAGTGAAAAGCGAAACCCCCAACAAAG AGCCACAGGGCTACTTCAGCTCTTACAGACAACCACCCAGACCGGCCAGCGTTGGAAGATATCTACCGGAGGGTAGCCAACCCAGCACTTACAACCAGAGCACCAGCAACTACCCTGCTCCAGGTGCAGGGGTCACCCCACAGAGGGAGGTTATCCCCCCCAGCCACCCCGGCCTGCCTGGGCTCCGGTTTGGACAGAATGGCCAAGCTCTCAATTATAAGACAATGAGTGATGGCATGAACGGTTACTCCCAGACAGCTGGTGACCAGAGTGTCCAGTCAGAACGTATACCTCTACATAATGCCCTTAGTGACTACCCCTCTACCTTTAAAACTGAGCCCAACGATGTGCACTGCTCTCCTCTGCGCAGACCCTCCCCCAGCGGGAgtgctcctcctgcctcctccttctcGCCGAGACCTACCTCTGAGGGCCTCTTCAGCAGGCTCAACGGACTCCACAGGGCTGCGGGAGATGTCGCggcagaggtcaggggtcatgGCTTCCCTGCCCTCTCaactctccccctccccctacAACCTCCCCAAATTGAAGCAGAGGAAATTaagcaggaggaggtgtggtCAGACAGCGAGCACAACTTCCTGGACAACGACATAGGCGGAGTCGCCGTGGCACCGTCGCACGGCTCCATCCTGATAGAGTGTGCACGGCGGGAGCTCCACGCCACCACCCCTATCCTCCGGCCAGACCGCAGCCACCCCACCCGCATCTCCCTGGTCTTCTACCAGCACAAGTCTCTGAACGAGCCAGGCCACGGGATGGCCATGTGGGACGCCAAAATGGCCAAGAGGGATCgggaaagggaggaggaggcggagagatTAAGGATGGAGGAAAGTCTGGGGCAGAATGGCCAAGGAGGtggggagctggaggaggagacgggggaggaggcagaggagacgaggaggacaATAAATGTCCCCACACGCCGAGCAGTGACTATCCCGAGGGACGGCGTCGTCACCGTGTCCCCCTATGCTCTTACTCAAGTGACAGGGCCGTACAGCCACTGGACTTAG